Proteins encoded together in one Anopheles darlingi chromosome 3, idAnoDarlMG_H_01, whole genome shotgun sequence window:
- the LOC125958276 gene encoding lipoyl synthase, mitochondrial codes for MAGKSALLRNTLIQKGPRVSSVSFWVPLQERKYATNSGTPEASQLERIRERLESGPNFQDFVQNPDYNREDWSAYEGKLRREKGENERLRLPPWLKTKIPMGKNFTRIKEQLRELKLATVCEEAKCPNIGECWGGGEHGTQTATIMLMGDTCTRGCRFCSVKTARAPPPLDPDEPVNTATAIASWGLDYIVLTSVDRDDLPDGGSKHIAATIAEIKQRNPRIFVECLAPDFRGDTECIETVALSGLDVYAHNIETVEALTPFVRDRRARYRQSLECLAAVKRFNPNLITKSSIMLGLGETDEQVEQTMNDLRSVGVDCLTLGQYMQPTTRHLKVIEYVTPEKFQHWEERGKALGFLYTASGPLVRSSYKAGEFFISSILRKRAEATTSAAKVKDGIDVTNEGGKHPHP; via the exons ATGGCTGGTAAAAGTGCGTTGTTGCGAAATACTTTAATCCAAAAAGGACCTCGTGTTTCCTCGGTTTCCTTTTGG GTTCCACTGCAAGAACGCAAATACGCCACCAACAGCGGCACACCGGAGGCATCCCAGCTCGAACGGATCCGCGAGCGATTGGAAAGTGGTCCAAACTTTCAGGACTTTGTGCAGAATCCGGACTACAACCGAGAGGACTGGTCGGCGTACGAAGGCAAGCTGCGGCGTGAGAAGGGTGAGAATGAGCGACTTCGCTTACCACCGTGGCTCAAGACGAAGATTCCGATGGGTAAGAACTTTACCCGCATCAAGGAGCAGCTGCGCGAGCTGAAGCTGGCCACCGTGTGCGAGGAAGCCAAGTGTCCGAATATCGGCGAGTGCTGGGGTGGCGGAGAGCATGGCACCCAGACGGCCACTATTATG CTGATGGGTGATACTTGCACCCGAGGATGTCGATTCTGTAGCGTCAAGACAGCTCGcgccccaccaccactcgatCCGGATGAACCAGTaaacacggccacggccatcgCCTCGTGGGGTTTGGATTATATCGTGCTCACGTCGGTCGATCGGGACGATCTACCGGACGGTGGATCAAAGCACATTGCAGCAACGATCGCCGAGATTAAGCAACG GAATCCGCGTATTTTTGTCGAATGTCTAGCGCCCGACTTCCGCGGTGATACGGAGTGTATCGAAACGGTGGCCCTGTCCGGGCTGGACGTGTACGCCCACAATATCGAAACGGTCGAAGCACTGACACCGTTCGTGCGTGATCGACGGGCCCGTTATCGGCAAAGTTTGGAGTGTCTCGCCGCCGTCAAGCGCTTCAATCCGAATCTCATAACCAAATCCTCGATTATGCTCGGTTTGGGCGAGACCGACGAACAGGTGGAGCAAACGATGAATG ATCTGAGATCGGTCGGTGTCGACTGTCTTACGCTCGGCCAGTACATGCAACCAACCACACGCCACCTGAAGGTGATCGAGTACGTCACGCCGGAAAAGTTCCAGCACTGGGAGGAACGGGGCAAAGCGCTCGGTTTTCTGTACACCGCCAGTGGTCCACTCGTGCGCAGCTCGTACAAGGCGGGTGAAtttttcatcagcagcattctgAGAAAGCGCGCCGAGGCTACGACGTCGGCTGCAAAGGTCAAAGACGGAATCGACGTGACGAACGAAGGAGGAAAACACCCCCATCCGTAG
- the LOC125958267 gene encoding cationic amino acid transporter 4 isoform X1: MVGFCVGSARKLHPAANRTMPRARRMILGHVMSGLCSKMNRTKQLPADLMETPLNRCLNTFDITLLGIGHMVGAGIYVLTGTVAREMAGPAIVLSFILAGLVSLLAALCYAEFGTRVPKAGSAYVYTYVSIGEFWAFVIGWNIILEHMLGAASVARAWSGYVDSMLGNIVANLTMELTGEMHEQLLAKYPDFLACFVCLSYAVALATGVKATAMINSILTTVNVAVMALVVVLGFWYASPNNWSLPGQGFVPFGFGGVLAGAATCFYAFVGFDSIATAGEEAKNPSVSIPLATILSLCVVTVGYVLVSAALTLMIPYNEINPAAALPEAFGMRGITWAKYAISTGAICGMTTTLLGSLFALPRCIYAMASDGLLFSCFGKVNTKTQVPLLNLAVSGVCSALLALLFDLEKLVEFMSIGTLLAYTIVSASVIVLRYRPISVEETVHLAPDTPGTDEEDGGPAPLPGTTAPVAPTGGGIDSSSQSSTIDPSSPTSEMIEIALAGRLRPQFRWLEPVLGRCEPGVACSGAVLMFCVLSVAVCFQLENSWDELYHGTWWALGLYGFLLFCLVACVVVISAHHQNTRGLQFKVPFVPYIPALSIFCNIELMVHLSFLTWLRFFIWLSIGMLVYFLYGIHNSKEGELGTSYSMLMSTNEAIRGWGATSTALGGGSKVTVTKIIKGRISRKTTVGDRQAIVDDDDDEDS; the protein is encoded by the exons ATGGTAGGGTTTTGTGTAGGTTCTGCTCGCAAACTCCACCCCGCGGCCAACCGCACGATGCCCCGTGCCAGAAGGATGATACTGGGGCACGTTATGTCGGGGCTGTGCAGCAAGATGAATCGCACCAAGCAGCTTCCGGCCGACCTGATGGAGACTCCACTGAATCGATGTCTCAACACTTTCGACATTACCCTCCTGG GCATTGGTCATATGGTTGGTGCGGGCATTTACGTACTAACCGGTACGGTCGCCCGTGAGATGGCAGGTCCGGCGATCGTTCTATCCTTCATCCTGGCCGGACTTGTATCGCTGCTGGCGGCTCTATGCTACGCCGAGTTTGGCACCCGGGTCCCCAAGGCAGGTTCAGCGTACGTCTACACGTACGTTTCGATTGGCGAGTTTTGGGCGTTCGTCATCGGTTGGAACATCATCCTGGAGCATATGCTCGGTGCGGCCTCCGTTGCCCGTGCTTGGAGTGGCTATGTCGATTCGATGCTGGGCAACATTGTTGCCAACCTGACGATGGAACTAACGGGTGAGATGCACGAGCAGCTACTGGCCAAGTATCCGGATTTTCTGGCATGTTTCGTGTGCCTCAGCTATGCGGTCGCTCTAGCCACCGGCGTTAAGGCAACGGCCATGATTAACAGCATCCTGACGACGGTGAATGTGGCCGTAATGgcgctggtagtggtgctcGGGTTCTGGTATGCCTCACCGAACAATTGGTCTCTCCCCGGCCAGGGCTTCGTaccgttcggtttcggtggggTCCTAGCTGGTGCTGCCACCTGCTTCTATGCGTTCGTCGGTTTCGACAGCATTGCGACGGCCggtgaagaagcgaaaaacccGAGCGTGTCGATCCCGCTGGCCACTATTCTGTCGCTGTGCGTCGTTACCGTGGGCTATGTGCTAGTGAGTGCGGCCCTAACACTCATGATACCGTACAACGAAATCAATCCTGCGGCCGCTCTCCCGGAAGCATTCGGTATGCGTGGAATCACCTGGGCCAAGTATGCCATCTCAACCGGGGCCATTTGTGGCATGACTACGACCTTGCTCGGTTCGTTGTTCGCACTGCCACGCTGCATCTACGCCATGGCCAGCGATGGGTTGCTGTTCTCGTGCTTCGGTAAGGTGAACACCAAGACGCAGGTTCCGCTGCTCAATCTGGCGGTCTCCGGTGTGTGTAGTGCGCTGCTGGCGCTCCTTTTCGATTTGGAGAAGCTGGTCGAGTTCATGTCTATCGGTACGCTGCTTGCCTATACGATCGTATCGGCGAGCGTGATCGTCCTACGTTACCGACCTATATCGGTGGAAGAGACGGTTCATCTGGCTCCGGACACACCGGGCACGGACGAAGAGGATGGTGGGCCAGCACCGCTCCCTGGTACCACGGCACCGGTTGCACCGACTGGTGGCGGTATCGACTCGTCATCACAATCCAGCACCATCGATCCTTCTTCACCGACGAGCGAAATGATCGAAATTGCTCTAGCGGGCCGCTTGCGACCTCAGTTCCGCTGGTTGGAACCGGTGCTTGGACGCTGTGAACCCGGTGTCGCCTGCTCTGGTGCCGTGCTAATGTTCTGTGTGCTGAGCGTAGCCGTTTGCTTCCAGTTAGAGAACTCCTGGGACGAGCTGTATCACGGTACCTGGTGGGCACTCGGGCTCTACGGATTCCTGCTGTTTTGTCTAGTTGCCT GTGTGGTGGTCATTTCGGCACACCATCAGAACACACGTGGATTACAGTTTAAGGTACCGTTTGTACCGTACATACCGGCGCTAAGCATCTTCTGTAACATCGAGCTGATGGTGCATCTAAGCTTCCTCACCTGGTTACGGTTCTTCATCTGGCTCTCGATCGGTATGCTCGTGTACTTCCTGTACGGTATTCATAACAGCAAGGAAGGTGAACTCGGCACTTCCTACTCGATGCTGATGTCAACGAACGAGGCCATACGGGGCTGGGGTGCGACGAGTACCGCGCTCGGTGGCGGTTCCAAGGTAACGGTAACAAAGATCATCAAGGGACGGATTAGCCGTAAGACAACAGTAGGAGACCGGCAAGCaatcgtcgatgatgatgacgacgaggattCATAA
- the LOC125958267 gene encoding cationic amino acid transporter 4 isoform X2: protein MPRARRMILGHVMSGLCSKMNRTKQLPADLMETPLNRCLNTFDITLLGIGHMVGAGIYVLTGTVAREMAGPAIVLSFILAGLVSLLAALCYAEFGTRVPKAGSAYVYTYVSIGEFWAFVIGWNIILEHMLGAASVARAWSGYVDSMLGNIVANLTMELTGEMHEQLLAKYPDFLACFVCLSYAVALATGVKATAMINSILTTVNVAVMALVVVLGFWYASPNNWSLPGQGFVPFGFGGVLAGAATCFYAFVGFDSIATAGEEAKNPSVSIPLATILSLCVVTVGYVLVSAALTLMIPYNEINPAAALPEAFGMRGITWAKYAISTGAICGMTTTLLGSLFALPRCIYAMASDGLLFSCFGKVNTKTQVPLLNLAVSGVCSALLALLFDLEKLVEFMSIGTLLAYTIVSASVIVLRYRPISVEETVHLAPDTPGTDEEDGGPAPLPGTTAPVAPTGGGIDSSSQSSTIDPSSPTSEMIEIALAGRLRPQFRWLEPVLGRCEPGVACSGAVLMFCVLSVAVCFQLENSWDELYHGTWWALGLYGFLLFCLVACVVVISAHHQNTRGLQFKVPFVPYIPALSIFCNIELMVHLSFLTWLRFFIWLSIGMLVYFLYGIHNSKEGELGTSYSMLMSTNEAIRGWGATSTALGGGSKVTVTKIIKGRISRKTTVGDRQAIVDDDDDEDS, encoded by the exons ATGCCCCGTGCCAGAAGGATGATACTGGGGCACGTTATGTCGGGGCTGTGCAGCAAGATGAATCGCACCAAGCAGCTTCCGGCCGACCTGATGGAGACTCCACTGAATCGATGTCTCAACACTTTCGACATTACCCTCCTGG GCATTGGTCATATGGTTGGTGCGGGCATTTACGTACTAACCGGTACGGTCGCCCGTGAGATGGCAGGTCCGGCGATCGTTCTATCCTTCATCCTGGCCGGACTTGTATCGCTGCTGGCGGCTCTATGCTACGCCGAGTTTGGCACCCGGGTCCCCAAGGCAGGTTCAGCGTACGTCTACACGTACGTTTCGATTGGCGAGTTTTGGGCGTTCGTCATCGGTTGGAACATCATCCTGGAGCATATGCTCGGTGCGGCCTCCGTTGCCCGTGCTTGGAGTGGCTATGTCGATTCGATGCTGGGCAACATTGTTGCCAACCTGACGATGGAACTAACGGGTGAGATGCACGAGCAGCTACTGGCCAAGTATCCGGATTTTCTGGCATGTTTCGTGTGCCTCAGCTATGCGGTCGCTCTAGCCACCGGCGTTAAGGCAACGGCCATGATTAACAGCATCCTGACGACGGTGAATGTGGCCGTAATGgcgctggtagtggtgctcGGGTTCTGGTATGCCTCACCGAACAATTGGTCTCTCCCCGGCCAGGGCTTCGTaccgttcggtttcggtggggTCCTAGCTGGTGCTGCCACCTGCTTCTATGCGTTCGTCGGTTTCGACAGCATTGCGACGGCCggtgaagaagcgaaaaacccGAGCGTGTCGATCCCGCTGGCCACTATTCTGTCGCTGTGCGTCGTTACCGTGGGCTATGTGCTAGTGAGTGCGGCCCTAACACTCATGATACCGTACAACGAAATCAATCCTGCGGCCGCTCTCCCGGAAGCATTCGGTATGCGTGGAATCACCTGGGCCAAGTATGCCATCTCAACCGGGGCCATTTGTGGCATGACTACGACCTTGCTCGGTTCGTTGTTCGCACTGCCACGCTGCATCTACGCCATGGCCAGCGATGGGTTGCTGTTCTCGTGCTTCGGTAAGGTGAACACCAAGACGCAGGTTCCGCTGCTCAATCTGGCGGTCTCCGGTGTGTGTAGTGCGCTGCTGGCGCTCCTTTTCGATTTGGAGAAGCTGGTCGAGTTCATGTCTATCGGTACGCTGCTTGCCTATACGATCGTATCGGCGAGCGTGATCGTCCTACGTTACCGACCTATATCGGTGGAAGAGACGGTTCATCTGGCTCCGGACACACCGGGCACGGACGAAGAGGATGGTGGGCCAGCACCGCTCCCTGGTACCACGGCACCGGTTGCACCGACTGGTGGCGGTATCGACTCGTCATCACAATCCAGCACCATCGATCCTTCTTCACCGACGAGCGAAATGATCGAAATTGCTCTAGCGGGCCGCTTGCGACCTCAGTTCCGCTGGTTGGAACCGGTGCTTGGACGCTGTGAACCCGGTGTCGCCTGCTCTGGTGCCGTGCTAATGTTCTGTGTGCTGAGCGTAGCCGTTTGCTTCCAGTTAGAGAACTCCTGGGACGAGCTGTATCACGGTACCTGGTGGGCACTCGGGCTCTACGGATTCCTGCTGTTTTGTCTAGTTGCCT GTGTGGTGGTCATTTCGGCACACCATCAGAACACACGTGGATTACAGTTTAAGGTACCGTTTGTACCGTACATACCGGCGCTAAGCATCTTCTGTAACATCGAGCTGATGGTGCATCTAAGCTTCCTCACCTGGTTACGGTTCTTCATCTGGCTCTCGATCGGTATGCTCGTGTACTTCCTGTACGGTATTCATAACAGCAAGGAAGGTGAACTCGGCACTTCCTACTCGATGCTGATGTCAACGAACGAGGCCATACGGGGCTGGGGTGCGACGAGTACCGCGCTCGGTGGCGGTTCCAAGGTAACGGTAACAAAGATCATCAAGGGACGGATTAGCCGTAAGACAACAGTAGGAGACCGGCAAGCaatcgtcgatgatgatgacgacgaggattCATAA
- the LOC125958295 gene encoding ORM1-like protein, whose translation MIAGGHGDPNPNTSWLDSRGLWLAYVLGILMFHIILLAIPFVQIPYAWTITNVAHNLAHLYFLHSIKGAPWMSIDAGESRRYTHWEQINYGEQFTATRKFLTAAPIVLFLLTCLYTRNDVDHFIVNFISLAVVLVPKLPQFHGVRLFGINKY comes from the exons ATGATTGCCGGTGGACACGGGGATCCTAACCCTAACACATCCTGGTTGGATTCACGTGGACTGTGGCTCGCGTACGTGTTGGGTATCCTGATGTTTCACATCATCCTGCTGGCGATTCCGTTCGTGCAGATTCCGTACGCCTGGACCATCACAAATGTGGCGCACAATTTG GCACATCTTTACTTTTTGCACTCGATAAAGGGAGCCCCTTGGATGAGCATCGATGCCGGCGAAAGCCGTAGGTACACCCATTGGGAGCAGATAAACTATGGAGAACAGTTTACGGCAACCAGAAAGTTTCTCACGGCGGCCCCTATTGTGCT CTTTCTGCTCACGTGTCTCTACACACGCAATGATGTCGATCACTTCATCGTCAACTTCATTTCCTTGGCGGTAGTTCTTGTACCAAAATTGCCACAATTTCATGGAGTACGTCTGTTTGGTATTAACAAATATTAA
- the LOC125958284 gene encoding transcriptional activator protein Pur-alpha, producing MSDTGSGHDGGAQKDYSQKMDGGGGLGGGDFDSGQQSQQTEQELATKMLQIQSKRFYLDVKQNRRGRFIKVAEIGADGRRSQIFLALSTAAEFRDHLSTFSDYYASLGPPNPDNVPEDGKLKSEMMIKDNRRYYLDLKENVRGRFLRVSQTITRGGPRSQIAIPAQGMIEFRDALTDLLEEFGTNDGGYKGELPEGRHMRVDNKNFYFDIGQNSRGIYMRVSEVKSNFRTAITVPEKCWSRFRDILTDYCDKMKKTSESTTSSITAENTLQKQTSNNM from the coding sequence ATGTCCGACACTGGCAGTGGACACGACGGAGGCGCCCAAAAGGACTATTCACAGAAGATGGACGGCGGTGGCGGGCTTGGTGGCGGTGACTTCGACTCCGGCCAGCAGAGCCAGCAGACGGAGCAGGAGCTCGCCACGAAGATGCTGCAGATCCAGTCGAAGCGGTTCTACTTGGATGTGAAGCAGAACCGGCGCGGCCGCTTCATCAAAGTGGCAGAGATCGGGGCCGACGGACGCCGTAGCCAGATCTTCCTGGCACTGTCGACCGCGGCCGAGTTCCGGGATCATCTGTCCACGTTCAGCGATTACTACGCCTCGCTCGGGCCGCCCAATCCCGATAACGTGCCCGAGGACGGTAAGCTGAAGTCCGAGATGATGATCAAGGACAACCGGCGATACTACCTGGACCTGAAGGAGAATGTGCGGGGTCGGTTTTTGCGCGTATCGCAGACGATCACGCGCGGTGGGCCTCGCTCGCAGATCGCCATCCCGGCCCAGGGCATGATTGAATTCCGCGACGCGCTTACCGATCTGCTTGAGGAGTTCGGCACCAACGATGGCGGGTACAAGGGCGAGCTACCGGAGGGACGCCATATGCGGGTTGACAACAAAAACTTTTACTTCGACATCGGCCAGAACAGTCGGGGTATCTACATGCGGGTGTCGGAGGTGAAGAGCAACTTCCGCACGGCGATTACGGTGCCGGAAAAGTGCTGGTCACGGTTCCGCGACATCCTTACCGATTACTGtgacaaaatgaagaaaacgtCCGAGTCAACCACTTCTTCAATCACTGCCGAGAACACTTTACAGAAGCAAACATCAAATAATAtgtaa